From Candidatus Methanoperedens sp., one genomic window encodes:
- the cooS gene encoding anaerobic carbon-monoxide dehydrogenase catalytic subunit, translating to MKNEEITGSDNATNEMIRHAHVLGIETIFDRNGNYGAGECKKAKCNFGSRGICCKQCMLGPCRISGRSLKGTCGASADTIVARNLLMMIGRGTAAHSSHALHVASTLLKTIRNNTSFRIKEPIKLESVARKINCSEHGVKAMGTTVAELAISDIMGDEKYMRFAMSYYPPDVIRNLSNLGVMPGSVGRELLDSGHETSMGTMADPTGFVLHAARLGIADISSLIISAELQDVLFGTPKIVSSKIGFNVLEKDKVNVVIQGHVPLLSEKIIEFSDDPGLVEKARSLGASGINVVGCCCTGNDALMRHGIPIAGSNIHQELIIATGIAEALVVDVQCIYPNIENVAKHFHTKIISTMKEARFKTAYHIPFDEENADDAAKSILNAAIENFPKRGHKIFLPEEKSHDLMAGFSVENILGVLATINPQDPFRPLIEHIKSGDINGIVLMAGCISPEMTESSQVIIVKELLKQNVLVFSTGCAAQSCARGGLLTPDATMEFAGDKLKGVLKSLGDIAGKPLPPVWHFGSCVDNSRAIILAIALAQKMGISLKDLPIAASASDWVAEKAAAIGAGTVALGITVHLGRAPPILGGPEVVTLLTRKSEEIFGAGFVIEEDPIKASQLLLLHIGNARKKLGLCSDIGRESQGSPDKKEISISQNKSSSPQNPIPLPTY from the coding sequence ATGAAAAATGAAGAAATAACAGGATCGGATAATGCAACAAATGAAATGATCAGGCACGCACACGTGCTGGGAATAGAAACCATCTTTGACAGGAATGGAAATTATGGTGCCGGGGAATGCAAGAAAGCAAAATGTAATTTTGGTTCAAGGGGGATATGCTGCAAGCAATGTATGCTGGGGCCATGCAGGATTTCAGGCCGTTCCTTAAAAGGAACATGCGGTGCGAGTGCTGATACTATTGTGGCACGAAATCTTCTCATGATGATAGGAAGAGGTACTGCCGCACATTCATCCCATGCCCTGCATGTGGCATCAACATTACTAAAGACAATCCGGAACAATACATCATTCAGGATAAAAGAACCGATAAAATTAGAATCGGTCGCAAGGAAAATCAATTGCAGCGAACATGGGGTCAAAGCCATGGGTACAACTGTCGCAGAACTGGCAATATCCGATATCATGGGCGATGAAAAATATATGAGGTTTGCCATGTCATATTATCCTCCCGATGTTATCAGGAATCTTTCAAATCTTGGAGTAATGCCAGGGTCGGTTGGAAGGGAATTGCTCGATTCCGGGCATGAAACCTCTATGGGCACTATGGCTGATCCCACAGGGTTCGTACTCCATGCGGCAAGGCTGGGTATAGCTGATATTTCATCACTTATCATAAGTGCGGAATTACAGGATGTGCTTTTTGGCACACCAAAAATAGTCTCTTCAAAGATCGGCTTTAATGTGCTTGAAAAAGATAAAGTGAATGTGGTAATCCAGGGTCATGTCCCGCTGCTTTCAGAGAAGATCATTGAATTTTCAGATGACCCCGGACTCGTTGAAAAAGCAAGATCCCTTGGTGCCAGCGGCATAAATGTAGTGGGCTGCTGCTGCACGGGGAATGATGCATTGATGAGACATGGAATTCCGATTGCAGGAAGCAATATTCACCAGGAACTTATAATCGCCACAGGAATTGCCGAAGCCTTAGTCGTTGATGTCCAGTGTATTTATCCCAATATTGAGAATGTTGCAAAGCATTTTCATACAAAGATCATATCAACTATGAAAGAAGCAAGATTCAAAACCGCATACCATATACCTTTCGATGAAGAAAATGCAGATGACGCTGCAAAAAGCATCCTTAATGCAGCGATTGAGAATTTCCCGAAAAGGGGGCATAAAATCTTCCTGCCAGAAGAAAAGTCTCATGACCTGATGGCAGGTTTCTCGGTTGAGAATATTCTTGGTGTTCTTGCTACAATAAATCCGCAAGACCCGTTCAGACCATTAATAGAACATATAAAGTCAGGAGATATAAACGGGATTGTTCTTATGGCAGGCTGCATAAGCCCGGAAATGACCGAATCCAGCCAGGTGATAATCGTAAAAGAATTACTAAAGCAGAACGTACTTGTTTTCTCAACAGGATGCGCTGCGCAGTCATGTGCAAGAGGAGGACTTCTTACACCTGATGCTACAATGGAATTTGCAGGCGATAAATTAAAAGGAGTATTGAAATCGCTTGGTGATATAGCAGGGAAGCCGCTTCCTCCTGTATGGCATTTCGGGAGTTGCGTTGACAATTCAAGGGCCATCATTCTGGCAATTGCACTTGCACAGAAGATGGGTATATCATTAAAAGACCTGCCTATAGCTGCATCAGCTTCCGACTGGGTGGCTGAAAAAGCCGCTGCAATAGGAGCAGGCACAGTAGCTCTGGGCATTACGGTTCACCTGGGGAGAGCGCCGCCAATCCTTGGAGGACCCGAAGTTGTTACTTTACTGACCCGGAAATCAGAGGAAATATTTGGAGCAGGGTTCGTTATTGAAGAAGACCCGATAAAAGCATCGCAACTGCTTCTTTTGCATATAGGGAATGCAAGGAAAAAACTGGGTCTGTGTTCGGATATTGGCAGGGAATCACAGGGCTCACCAGACAAAAAGGAAATTTCGATCTCCCAGAATAAATCCTCCAGTCCTCAAAATCCGATACCCCTGCCGACATATTAA
- a CDS encoding flavin reductase family protein, with product MKKSLGAKTIVYPLPVWVVGTYDNKRKPNVATVAWGGICCSNPPCIAISLRKATYSYGNIMEQKAFTINVPSEKYIREADYFGTVSGRDVDKFAGSGLTSVKSDMVDAPYVKEFPVVLECKLIHTIEIGLHTEFIGEIMDVKADEFMLMENGSIDIEKLKPVIYAPDIAGYYGIGKPVGKAFSIGRKR from the coding sequence ATGAAAAAATCATTAGGTGCAAAAACTATTGTTTATCCTCTCCCGGTCTGGGTTGTGGGGACTTATGACAACAAAAGAAAGCCAAACGTGGCAACAGTGGCCTGGGGCGGGATTTGCTGTTCCAACCCGCCATGTATCGCCATCTCTCTTCGGAAAGCAACATATTCTTACGGGAATATCATGGAGCAAAAAGCTTTCACTATTAACGTTCCATCTGAAAAGTACATCAGGGAAGCAGATTATTTCGGTACTGTATCAGGCAGGGATGTGGACAAATTCGCCGGATCCGGACTTACCAGTGTGAAAAGCGATATGGTCGATGCTCCATACGTGAAGGAATTTCCTGTGGTCCTGGAGTGTAAACTTATACATACCATCGAAATAGGGCTCCACACGGAGTTTATTGGCGAAATTATGGACGTCAAGGCAGATGAGTTCATGTTGATGGAAAATGGGTCTATTGATATTGAAAAATTAAAACCGGTCATATATGCTCCCGATATTGCGGGCTATTATGGGATTGGCAAACCTGTTGGAAAAGCGTTTTCAATAGGAAGAAAGAGATAA
- a CDS encoding DUF473 domain-containing protein gives MRQIMLSGISHHILTDLEHEKIKTIEIRSPHNFLSVLEMNVGDMIFLTATSREDVRAGTTGLIAKIREKQVSMHRVIQKTPEFYEESEFQLARLQLEMKGHGRVRHSECCELGKASVVDANEVRSFEGR, from the coding sequence ATGCGACAGATAATGCTGAGCGGAATATCGCATCATATCCTGACCGATCTTGAACATGAAAAAATAAAAACCATTGAGATAAGGAGTCCCCACAATTTCCTTTCTGTACTGGAAATGAATGTAGGAGATATGATATTCCTTACAGCAACAAGCAGGGAAGATGTGAGAGCTGGCACCACGGGTCTTATTGCGAAGATTCGCGAAAAACAGGTTTCAATGCACAGGGTTATCCAGAAGACTCCCGAATTTTATGAGGAATCGGAGTTCCAGCTTGCGCGCCTTCAATTGGAAATGAAAGGACATGGGCGTGTTCGTCACTCCGAATGCTGCGAACTCGGAAAAGCATCTGTTGTTGATGCAAACGAAGTGCGCTCCTTTGAAGGAAGATAA
- a CDS encoding proteasome assembly chaperone family protein, with amino-acid sequence MASETAEQFVKIINEPLKSKNPLVIEGFPGIGLVGNITCQHIIEELKMKYMGSIDSKYFPPLAVLFNGMVYMPVRIYEDSGKEIVVVISDIPIHPTASYDISKVLIDWMQNIRARNIVSIAGIATTTGERRVFGGATNLDLLEKIKDKTEIFQVGTISGISGSIMTECYLRGMPAISLLGETPGPNPDPRAAVQVINALNKIFNLSIDTEKLLAQADQIEHELSKLAEQVKTTENSTQPKKEFPMYG; translated from the coding sequence ATGGCATCGGAAACAGCAGAACAATTCGTAAAAATTATAAATGAACCTCTTAAATCAAAGAATCCATTAGTCATTGAAGGCTTTCCCGGCATCGGTCTGGTGGGGAATATAACGTGCCAGCATATAATAGAAGAACTTAAAATGAAGTATATGGGATCTATCGACTCAAAATACTTCCCTCCATTAGCAGTTCTTTTTAATGGTATGGTTTATATGCCTGTTCGTATTTACGAGGATTCTGGAAAAGAGATTGTCGTAGTAATTTCAGATATCCCGATTCATCCAACGGCATCATACGATATCAGCAAGGTTCTTATAGACTGGATGCAGAATATCCGTGCCAGGAATATAGTTTCCATCGCAGGAATAGCTACAACAACCGGAGAAAGGCGTGTTTTTGGCGGCGCAACAAACCTTGATTTGCTTGAGAAAATTAAAGACAAGACTGAAATATTCCAGGTAGGTACTATTTCCGGAATTTCAGGAAGCATAATGACAGAATGTTATCTGCGCGGCATGCCTGCAATAAGTCTCCTGGGTGAAACGCCTGGCCCCAATCCGGATCCAAGAGCAGCAGTCCAGGTAATAAATGCCCTTAACAAAATATTTAATCTTTCTATTGATACTGAAAAACTGCTGGCTCAGGCTGACCAGATAGAACATGAACTTTCAAAGCTCGCTGAACAGGTCAAGACTACTGAAAATTCAACGCAGCCCAAGAAAGAATTCCCTATGTACGGGTGA
- a CDS encoding DNA-directed DNA polymerase II small subunit: METGEIIQIFAESGFQIDRQALEAMRSISPEQIQHLVNTMDSSVLVVGIEHIRPLSQEPVPKTISLPSYMPEIPVRNAISLKIRNRESPVTILKDITNQSTCIGEYTEFVQYFRDRYSSLGEILRKRLGARPIESLKKRNLDTREPLSVIGMVLDIKTTSNGHKLIQIEDPTGTLRVLIHKERDKELFESANRILLDEVIGVTGTLSSDGNLMFVNRISWPDIPNSRNAGINGNERNRGGKAVFISDIHVGSKTFLEDSWLKFIDWLGDDINYLVIAGDLVDGIGVFPGQDKELAISDIYEQYEKAAEYLNAVPEHIKVIISPGNHDAVRQAEPQPRFPERITKMFRNDFIFVGNPAMVDIGVKVLIYHGRSMDDIIASIPGFSYNEPAKPMNEMLKLRHLSPIYGGRVSIAPEKKDHFVIDEIPDILHCGHVHTVGVSRYRDVLTINSGTWQSQTEFQKRMNLMPVPARATLVDLSGMEYRIMDFN, from the coding sequence ATGGAGACAGGCGAGATAATCCAGATTTTTGCTGAATCCGGATTCCAGATAGACAGACAGGCGCTTGAAGCTATGAGATCGATTTCTCCTGAACAGATACAACATCTTGTTAACACAATGGATAGTTCGGTTCTGGTTGTGGGGATCGAGCATATACGGCCTCTTTCACAAGAACCGGTACCAAAAACCATTTCTTTACCCTCGTATATGCCTGAAATACCTGTACGGAATGCAATCTCTTTAAAGATCAGGAACAGGGAAAGTCCGGTCACAATACTCAAAGATATTACAAACCAGTCAACCTGCATCGGGGAATATACGGAATTCGTGCAATATTTCAGGGATCGTTACAGTTCTCTGGGTGAGATACTTCGAAAAAGACTTGGAGCAAGACCTATTGAGAGCCTGAAAAAGAGAAATCTTGATACAAGAGAGCCTTTGTCAGTGATAGGCATGGTCCTGGATATCAAAACTACCTCAAACGGCCATAAACTTATCCAGATAGAAGACCCAACAGGAACCCTGCGTGTCTTGATCCATAAAGAAAGAGATAAGGAACTGTTCGAATCTGCGAACCGTATCCTGCTTGATGAGGTTATAGGAGTAACAGGCACTCTGTCCTCGGATGGTAACCTGATGTTCGTAAATAGAATATCATGGCCCGATATTCCAAATTCCCGGAATGCCGGCATAAATGGAAATGAAAGAAATAGAGGAGGAAAAGCGGTTTTTATTTCCGATATTCATGTAGGGAGCAAGACATTTCTTGAAGATTCCTGGCTTAAGTTCATTGACTGGCTCGGAGATGATATAAATTATCTTGTGATAGCCGGCGACTTGGTTGACGGGATAGGTGTTTTCCCCGGGCAGGATAAAGAGCTTGCTATTTCCGATATTTATGAACAATATGAAAAAGCAGCAGAGTATTTGAATGCAGTGCCAGAACATATAAAAGTCATAATTTCACCGGGAAACCATGATGCAGTAAGGCAAGCCGAACCGCAGCCGCGTTTTCCTGAGAGAATTACAAAAATGTTCCGGAACGATTTCATTTTTGTAGGAAATCCCGCAATGGTGGATATCGGTGTAAAGGTCCTGATATATCACGGCAGGTCAATGGATGACATTATTGCAAGCATCCCGGGGTTTTCGTATAATGAACCTGCAAAACCGATGAATGAAATGCTAAAACTAAGACACTTGTCCCCGATATACGGGGGAAGGGTATCGATCGCTCCTGAGAAAAAAGATCATTTCGTTATCGATGAAATTCCCGACATCCTGCATTGCGGGCATGTTCATACAGTTGGTGTTTCACGTTACAGGGATGTTCTAACAATCAACAGCGGAACATGGCAGAGCCAGACAGAATTCCAGAAACGAATGAACCTTATGCCTGTGCCTGCAAGAGCTACTCTTGTTGACCTGTCAGGAATGGAATACAGAATAATGGATTTTAATTGA